In the genome of Xenopus laevis strain J_2021 chromosome 1S, Xenopus_laevis_v10.1, whole genome shotgun sequence, one region contains:
- the fabp1.S gene encoding fatty acid-binding protein 1, liver: MAFAGKYELVHQENFETFMKAIGLSDELIQKGKDVKSVTEIEQSGKHFIVTVTTGSKVLRNEFTIGQEAELETPTGEKVKSVVNMEGDNKLVVHLKAITSTTELSGDTITHVLTLKDLVFKRVSKRV, encoded by the exons ATGGCCTTTGCTGGGAAGTATGAGCTGGTCCATCAGGAGAACTTTGAGACTTTTATGAAGGCCATCG gtcTCTCTGATGAGCTGATCCAGAAAGGCAAGGACGTTAAGAGTGTCACCGAGATTGAACAGAGTGGCAAACACTTCATTGTCACTGTGACCACTGGCTCCAAAGTCTTACGCAATGAGTTCACCATTGGGCAGGAAGCAGAGCTAGAAACACCAACAGGGGAGAAGGTCAAG TCCGTGGTAAACATGGAGGGTGACAATAAGTTAGTGGTACACCTGAAGGCAATCACATCCACCACTGAACTGTCCGGAGACACTATCACCCAT GTCCTGACCCTGAAAGACCTTGTTTTTAAAAGAGTCAGCAAGAGAGTCTGA